From one Plantibacter flavus genomic stretch:
- a CDS encoding carbohydrate ABC transporter permease, which produces MFAFVLVLPGLALLVAVVAYPLLTALVTAFFKQSLVVPGREFVGFQNIIDVLQGDFLKLLGQTMVFTLGTTIAPFVIGFALALALNTRIRGAKVMRGLMLIPWLVPGVVVSFLWMWIFNANYGVANAILGLFGIDAQAWLAQPQTAMFAVIVAKTWQSFPWIMVMLLAGLQTVPQELHEAAEMDGAGTIRRFFSITVPQLKGIIGLVLLLEFIWNFQHFDIIYVLTGGGPAGSTQTFATAVYETAFRGFDLGHAGALGLLWLILLMALVVVYVRFSEKGEQK; this is translated from the coding sequence ATGTTCGCGTTCGTCCTCGTCCTCCCCGGACTCGCGCTCCTCGTCGCGGTCGTCGCCTATCCGCTGCTGACCGCTCTCGTCACGGCGTTCTTCAAGCAGAGCCTGGTCGTGCCAGGCCGCGAGTTCGTCGGATTCCAGAACATCATCGACGTGCTGCAAGGTGACTTCCTCAAACTGCTCGGGCAGACGATGGTCTTCACGCTCGGCACGACGATCGCCCCCTTCGTCATCGGTTTCGCACTGGCCCTCGCGCTCAACACCCGCATCCGCGGTGCCAAGGTGATGCGCGGACTCATGCTGATCCCTTGGCTCGTTCCCGGCGTCGTCGTGTCGTTCCTCTGGATGTGGATCTTCAACGCGAACTACGGAGTGGCGAACGCCATCCTCGGTCTGTTCGGAATCGACGCGCAGGCGTGGCTGGCACAACCCCAGACGGCCATGTTCGCGGTGATCGTCGCGAAGACCTGGCAGTCCTTCCCCTGGATCATGGTCATGCTGCTCGCCGGCCTGCAGACCGTGCCACAGGAACTCCACGAGGCGGCCGAGATGGACGGCGCCGGGACCATCCGACGCTTCTTCTCGATCACGGTCCCGCAGCTGAAGGGCATCATCGGCCTCGTCCTGCTGCTCGAGTTCATCTGGAACTTCCAGCACTTCGACATCATCTACGTCCTGACAGGCGGCGGCCCGGCTGGGAGCACCCAGACCTTCGCCACCGCCGTCTACGAGACCGCCTTCCGCGGCTTCGACCTCGGCCACGCGGGCGCCCTCGGGCTGCTCTGGCTCATCCTCCTGATGGCGCTCGTCGTCGTCTACGTCCGATTCTCGGAGAAAGGCGAGCAGAAATGA
- a CDS encoding carbohydrate ABC transporter permease: MSVSTAPPAPQDTTPDPQPPFVASELGTLRRRPSLFRSESRAVRISAWVAVIVCGGFGLLPVYWLLATSLTPRAQVFSYPPKLFPTEISFEAYTALASNPDLFGYLRNSIIVSVITALLSVIVSAYMGYSFSKFRYRGRRSLMYFVLASQMFPQALLLITLYSVFSAYGLLNTYAALVLSFTTFTLPLCVWMLKGFFDTIPDELIEAARVDGASRLRIIHSIVLPLSAPGLVAAGLFAFVRGWNDFIFALTLAGPDKQTLPPGLVNTFVGEAATAWPELMAASLVVSLPVAIAFMALQRHLVGGLTAGAVKG, from the coding sequence ATGAGCGTCTCCACCGCCCCGCCGGCACCGCAGGACACCACGCCAGACCCGCAACCGCCGTTCGTCGCGAGCGAGCTCGGCACGCTGCGACGCCGTCCGTCGCTCTTCCGCTCGGAGAGCCGGGCGGTCCGGATCAGCGCTTGGGTCGCGGTGATCGTCTGCGGCGGCTTCGGGCTGCTGCCGGTGTACTGGTTGCTGGCCACCTCGCTGACCCCACGCGCCCAGGTCTTCTCGTACCCACCGAAGCTCTTCCCCACGGAGATCAGCTTCGAGGCCTACACCGCCCTCGCATCGAACCCGGACCTGTTCGGTTACCTGCGGAACAGCATCATCGTGTCCGTCATCACCGCCCTGCTGTCCGTGATCGTCTCGGCCTACATGGGCTACTCGTTCTCGAAGTTCCGCTACCGCGGGCGTCGATCACTCATGTACTTCGTGCTCGCCTCGCAGATGTTCCCGCAGGCGTTGCTGCTGATCACCCTGTACTCGGTGTTCAGCGCCTACGGACTCCTCAACACATACGCAGCGCTGGTGCTGTCGTTCACGACGTTCACCCTGCCGCTGTGCGTCTGGATGTTGAAGGGGTTCTTCGACACGATCCCGGACGAACTCATCGAGGCGGCCCGCGTCGACGGGGCGTCCCGCCTGCGGATCATCCACTCCATCGTTCTGCCGTTGTCCGCACCCGGCCTGGTCGCCGCGGGCCTGTTCGCCTTCGTTCGCGGGTGGAACGACTTCATCTTCGCGCTCACGCTCGCGGGACCCGACAAGCAGACACTCCCGCCCGGCCTCGTGAACACCTTCGTCGGTGAGGCGGCCACGGCCTGGCCCGAGCTCATGGCCGCGTCCCTCGTCGTCTCCCTACCCGTGGCGATCGCGTTCATGGCCCTGCAGCGTCACCTCGTCGGCGGACTGACCGCCGGCGCCGTGAAGGGCTGA
- a CDS encoding extracellular solute-binding protein has translation MSHRTPSFATAAQQTVITRRRALQFLGIGVAAATLAGCAPTGAAPGAGSIPKATAGGTATDFDFASWSLTEKASAPAIQSLLQKYEGKAKIDVGEVSFPYNEYINQLMLQVRGGQFSGVAHVDVAWLGSLASLGKLQDVSGLTEGRGYTKAGLTAATFDGVQYGLPWTIGAIGLVTNQAILDQAGIGEFPTTIDEFEGSLKQLKGLGNGMIPYAASTKAAQLKDILIWMQTFGSPLVDGDTVTIGDDASIEAVTWYKSLYDQGLIAADVDRFDARSLFAQGRTAIYDDAIVGRSAVTGESPDPDFASKLQPVSRPVLKEGDTPRALVWGGALAVVDGPAAGTAADFAQWVTSDPETVLEDFAARGLPPATEDALNSDAVKNDSFATNFSDRITKTSSTNPFWKFVQYSQIETKIAEKVQAVLVGQEKPAEAMKSAGEAAQKLVG, from the coding sequence ATGTCCCACCGCACCCCGTCCTTCGCCACCGCCGCACAGCAGACCGTCATCACCCGCCGCCGTGCCCTGCAGTTCCTCGGCATCGGCGTCGCCGCAGCCACCCTCGCCGGATGTGCACCCACCGGTGCCGCACCCGGGGCTGGATCCATCCCGAAGGCGACCGCCGGCGGCACCGCGACCGACTTCGACTTCGCGAGCTGGTCGCTCACCGAGAAGGCTTCGGCACCCGCCATCCAGAGCCTCCTGCAGAAGTACGAGGGCAAGGCCAAGATCGACGTCGGTGAGGTGTCCTTCCCCTACAACGAGTACATCAACCAGCTCATGCTGCAGGTGCGCGGCGGGCAGTTCTCCGGTGTCGCCCACGTCGACGTCGCTTGGCTCGGCTCGCTGGCGAGCCTCGGCAAGCTGCAGGACGTCTCCGGGCTGACCGAGGGACGCGGATACACGAAGGCAGGCCTCACGGCCGCGACATTCGACGGCGTGCAGTACGGCCTCCCGTGGACGATCGGCGCGATCGGCCTCGTCACCAACCAGGCGATCCTCGACCAGGCCGGCATCGGCGAGTTCCCCACGACGATCGACGAGTTCGAGGGGTCGCTCAAGCAGCTCAAGGGTCTCGGCAACGGCATGATCCCCTACGCCGCGTCGACGAAGGCCGCGCAGCTGAAGGACATCCTCATCTGGATGCAGACCTTCGGCAGCCCGCTGGTCGACGGGGACACCGTCACGATCGGCGACGACGCGAGCATCGAGGCGGTCACCTGGTACAAGAGCCTGTACGACCAGGGCCTCATCGCCGCCGACGTCGACCGCTTCGACGCACGCTCACTGTTCGCGCAGGGGCGCACTGCGATCTACGACGACGCGATCGTCGGACGGAGCGCCGTGACCGGCGAATCACCCGACCCCGACTTCGCGAGCAAGCTGCAGCCGGTCTCCCGGCCGGTCCTCAAGGAGGGTGACACGCCGCGTGCGCTCGTCTGGGGTGGGGCGCTCGCCGTGGTCGACGGTCCGGCCGCCGGCACTGCAGCGGACTTCGCCCAGTGGGTGACGTCCGACCCGGAGACCGTGCTCGAGGACTTCGCCGCCCGAGGTCTGCCGCCGGCGACCGAGGATGCGCTCAACTCCGACGCCGTGAAGAACGACTCGTTCGCCACGAACTTCAGTGACCGCATCACCAAGACGAGCTCGACGAACCCGTTCTGGAAGTTCGTGCAGTACTCGCAGATCGAGACGAAGATCGCGGAGAAGGTGCAGGCGGTCCTCGTCGGGCAGGAGAAGCCCGCTGAAGCCATGAAGTCCGCAGGCGAAGCCGCTCAGAAGCTCGTCGGCTGA